Within the Gemmatimonadaceae bacterium genome, the region GGCATCGTGCGGTCCGACAGCTTCGTCGTGTCGCGCCCGGATGCGCGCGAAGCTGAGCTTGGAACTGCTGTCGCGCTTGGAGGAAGCGCGCGCGAACTCACAAGATCCGCGCTGGACGGCGCCGTTGAACCGGCGACGCTGCACCTCCCGCCAGCGTTGGTGGAGCGCGACTTTGTGTCGAGCCTTGGGCTCGCGCTGGAAGGCGCGCACGACCTGTGGGCGCTCTACGACGGATGGATCGCCCGCGCGCAGGCGCTGGCGGCGGCGCGCGTCACCGGGCGATTCGTGTTGCTCGGCGACGCGGAGCGGCGGCAGGCGAGGCGCGAGGCGATGGCGCGCTACGCGGCGGTACGGCAGGAGTTGGAAGCGTTGCGGCTGGCGGCAGGGCGCGAACGACAGCTCAACAAACGAGTGGAACTGAACCTGACCATCCAGCGCCTCGAGCAGGAATTGGCGGGGTTGCTGGAACGGCTCTGAATAGCGAGGTGGGGATGGAGAAGTTGCAGCTGGGCGCCGCGGACACGAAGAGTGCCGACGTGGTGACGGCCAACATGGCGGCGCTCAGGGCGCTGTACCCCGAGGCGTTCGTCGAGGGAAAGATCGACTTCGACGTGCTGCGGCACCTCCTGGGCGGCGCCGTGGACGAGCGCGAGGAGAAGTACGGGCTCAACTGGCACGGCAAGCGCCGCGCGCGGCAGCTCGCGCTCACCCCCAGCACGGGAACGCTTCGCCCGGCGCCGGGAGAGAGCGTCGATTGGGAGACGACGCAGAACCTGATGATCGAGGGCGACAACCTCGAGGTGCTCAAGCTCCTGCAGAAGAGCTACTCGGGGAAGGTGAAGCTCATCTACATCGACCCGCCATACAACACGGGGAAGGACTTCGTGTACCCGGATGATTTTCGGGACAACATCCGGAACTATCTGGAGTTGACGGGGCAGGTGGAGGGAGGAAAGAAGATCACGTCCAATCCGGAGTCGTCGGGAAGGTTCCACACGGATTGGTTGAACATGATGTATCCGCGGTTGAAGCTGGCGAGGGCGCTGCTGGCGGAGGATGGTGCCTTGTTCGCTTCGATCGACGATGAGGAGTTCCCACATCTTCGAGCGGTGATGGATGCCGTCTTTGGTGAAGAAAACTTCGTCGGCGCATTTGTCTGGGAGAAGCGAACTACTCGCGAGAATCGAAGAGTTCTTTCGGTCAATCACGACTACTTGCTGTGTTATGCCCGCGAGCTATCGCTCTTCGAACAGACGCGCGGCCTACTTCCACGTACCATCGAGAGTGAGGAGCGCTTCGACAATCCTGACCAAGATCCCCGTGGCGCATGGCAGTCAGTTTCGATAAACGCCCAAGCCGGGCCCGGTCGTCGCAAGGAGCAGTTCTTCACGATCGTCACTCCATCGGGACGAAGAGTTGATCCGCCGAGCGGGCGTTGCTGGATCTTCACCGAAGATCGCTTCCACGAGCTCGTCGCCGATCGACGAATCTGGTTCGGCGAGGACGGCAACAATGTGCCAAGGCTAAAGGTCTTTCGAAGCGAATCGAACGATGGAGTTGTTCCGCACACGCTGTGGAAAGCGGACGAAGTCGGAACGACAGACTCTGCCAAGAAGGCACTGAAGGACCTCTTCGACGGCATCGAGGTGTTCGACACCCCGAAACCCATTGGACTGCTTGAACGAATCCTTGCGATTGGCGCAACGGGATCGCCGAACGATGTGGTCTTGGACTTCTTCGCTGGCGCTGGCCCTGTAGGCGAAGCCGTCCTCTATGCAAACGCACGCGACGGCGGTAGACGGAAGTACCTTTTGGTGCAGCTTCCCGAGCCGCTTCCCGACGATTCTCCTGGTAGGTCGCTCGGGCTTGAGAACCTCGCGCAGGTGGTGATCGAACGCCTCCGCCGCGCCGCCAAGAAGATCCGCGACGAGAACCCCCTATTCGCTGGCGACTTGGGCTTCCGCGTCTTCAAGCTCGACTCCAGCAACATCCGCGCATGGGAGCCCAGGCGCGACGACCTCGAACAGACGCTCCTCGAATCGCAGGAGCACATCAAGCCGGGGCGCGGCGAGCAGGATGTGCTCTACGAACTCCTGCTCAAGCTCGGGCTCGAACTCACGGTCCCCATCCAAACGCGCACCATCGCGGGCAAGTCGGTGCACAGCGTGGGGGGCGGCGTCCTCATGGTCTGCCTGTCGGAGTCGGTCGCCGCGGACGAGGTGGAAGCGCTCGCTGAAGGAATCGTGGCGTGGCACAAGGAGCTGCAGCCGGCGGGGGAGGTGAACCTCGTCTTCCGCGACAGCGCCTTTGCCAACGACGTGGCCAAGACCAACCTCACGGCGATTCTCCAGCAGCAGGGGCTGGGGAATGTGAAGAGCGTGTAGGAGGGGCACCTCATGACAGGCATCCCTCCCTCGGACGAAAGCGCGTCGCCGTCACGACTCATCCTGTTTCAGGGCGAGGATCGCGTCACCCGCATCCAGGTTCGCCTGGAGGGGGGGACGGTGTGGCTCACCCAGGCCCAGCTCGCCGAGCTGTATCAGACGTCGCTGCAGAACGTAAGTGCCCATCTGCAGGATATTTATGCGTCTGGGGAGCTGGTTGAAGGAGCAACTATCAAGGATTACTTGATAGTTCGAACCGAGGGCGCACGTCAGGTTCGACGCTCCATCCAGCACTACAACCTGGATGCCATTCTCGCGGTCGGGTACCGCGTCCGCAGCCATCGAGGCGTTCAGTTCCGCCAATGGGCAACGGCACAGCTCCGCGAGTTCGTCGTCAAGGGCTTCGTGCTCGACGACGAACGGCTCAAGGCCCCGCCCGGCGATGCGGACGAGGACTACTTCGCCCAGCTCCTCGATCGCATTCGGGACATCCGCTCGTCGGAGCGGCTGTTCTATCGCAAGGTGCTCGACATCTACGCCACCAGCGTCGACTACGACCCTTCCGCCGAGTCGTCACAGCGATTCTTCGCCACGGTGCAGAACAAGATGCACTGGGCGGCGCACGGACACACGGCAGCCGAAGTGATCCACGAGCGGGCAGACGCCAGCAAACCGCACATGGGGCTAAGCCACGTGCCGCGAGGAGCGCGAGTGCGGAAGCAGGATGTGAGCGTCGCCAAGAACTACCTGCAGCCCGACGAGCTGGAGGCGCTCAACCGGATCGTGAACGCCTACCTGGAGTTCGCCGAGCTGCAGGCGCGAGGACGACGGTTGATGTACATGCAGGACTGGATCGCCAAGCTCGATGACTTCCTGCGGCTGTCGGATCGCGACATCCTGACCCACGCGGGAACCGTTTCGCATGAGATGGCACAGCTCAAGGCCGAGACCGAGTACGACGCATATCGTGCACGAACCGACGCTGAGCCGCGTGCCGTGGACGGCGACTTCGAAGAGGCGGTGAAACGACTGCCCAGGCAGCGGCGCCGCCCCTCCGACCCCGGGGGCGAGTGAGACCATGAAGCTCCACTTCGAACCCGATCTCGACTACCAGCGCAACGCCATCGACGCGGTGACCGGGCTCTTTCGCGGCCAGGAGATCGCCCCGCTCGAGTTCACGGTGTCCGGCCGCCCCACCGCCGAGCAGATCGGCATTGCCGGCATGGTCGAGAATGAGCTGGGGATCGGTAACCGCCTCTCGCTGCTCGACGACGAGCTACACGCGAATCTCAAGGCCATTCAGCTGCGCAACGGCCTGCGTCCGTCCGAACGGCTCGACTCCGGCGACTTCACCGTCGAGATGGAGACCGGGACCGGGAAGACCTACGTCTACCTGCGCACCATCTTCGAGCTTCATCGTCTGTACGGCTTCACCAAGTTCGTGATCGTCGTCCCCTCGGTCGCCATCAAGGAAGGGGTCTACAAGACCATCCAGATCACCGAAGCGCACTTCCGCGCGCTCTATGCCAACACTCCGTTCGAGTACTTCGTCTACGACTCGGCAAAGCTCGGGCAGGTTCGCAACTTCGCCACGAGCGCGAAGGTGCAGCTGATGGTGGTGACCGTCGGCGCCATCAACAAGAAGGACGTCAACAACCTTTACAAGGAGAGTGAGAAGGTTGGCGGGGAGAAGCCCATTGAACTGATCAAGGCCACGCGCCCCATCATCATCGTCGACGAACCGCAGAGTGTCGACGGTGGTTTACAAGGAAGCGGGAAAGCGGCGCTGGACGCGATGAACGCGCTGTGCACGCTTCGCTATTCAGCCACGCACGTCGACAAGCACCACATGGTGTATCGGCTGGATGCGGTCGACGCCTACGAACGAAGGCTGGTCAAGCAGATCGAGGTGGCCGCGGCGGAGGTGGCCGGAGGCTTCAACAAGCCGTACCTGCGCTTCATCAGCGCCAGCTCAAAGAAGGGGGGCGTGAGCGCACGGGTCGAGCTCGATCTTCAGCAGGGTGGAAAGGTGGTTCGCAAGGAGATCGCTGTCTTCGATGGCGACGATCTGGAACAGGTGACCGGGCGCGAGCTGTATCGCGACCATCGCATTGGCGAGATCCGGGCCGGCGGGGGGAACGCGACGCTCGAAGTGCGACTTCCCGGCGACGAGCGCTGGCTTGCGCCTGGCGAAGCGATCGCCGATGTCGATCCCGACGCCGTGCAGCGGCAGATGATCCGCCGCACCATCAAGGAGCACCTGCAGAAAGAACTGAGGCTTGCGCCGCTCGGCATCAAGGTCCTCTCGCTCTTCTTCATCGACAAGGTCGACAACTACCGTCAGTACGACCATGACGGGACCGCGGTGAAGGGGAAGTACGCCCGCATGTTCGAGGAGGAGTATCGAGCGCTGGCCAAGGATCCGAGCTTCTCGTCACTGTTCAAGGAAGTCGACGTCACGTCAGCCGCGGCCGAGGTACACGAGGGCTACTTCTCCATCGATCGCAAGAAGGTCGGGGGGAAGCAGGTCGATGTGCTCAAGGACACCAGGGGCGACTCGAAGGCCGACGACGACACGTACAACCTCATCATGCGGGACAAGGAGAAGCTCCTGAGCTTCAATACGAAGCTCAAGTTCATCTTCTCTCACTCAGCGCTACGTGAAGGGTGGGACAACCCGAACGTCTTCCAGATCTGCACGCTCCGCGATATCGGCACTGAGCAAGAACGCCGGCAGTCCATCGGGCGTGGCCTCCGGCTGTGTGTGAACCAGAACGGCGAGCGTGTGCGCGGCTTCGAGGTCAACACGCTGACCGTCATCGCCAATGAGCCGTTCGAGGAGTTCGCTGACAACCTGCAAAAGGAGATCGAGGCGGATACCGGAATTCGCTTCGGTATTCTCGAGGATCACCAGTTCGCGCTCGTCGAGGTTGTCGACGCAGACGGCAACGCGTCGCGTCTCGGGCTCGACCAGTCCAGGGTGCTCTGGGAGCACTTCAAGACGGCGGGACTCATTGACGCCAAGGGGCGCGTGCAGGACGCGATGCGGACGGCGCTGCTCGAAGGGAAGGTGACGGTACCGTCTGCGTTCACCGACCAGCTCCCGCAGATCCGCGACGTGTTGCGGAAGGTGGCGGGGCGACTCCAGGTCAAGAACGCTGACGAACGCGTCACCATTCGCCCGCGACAGGGAATTGTCGACGGCGACGAGTTCCGCGCGCTCTGGGATCGCATCAAGCACAAGACCACCTATCGCGTTCACTTCGACAACGAGTCGCTCATCGAGCAGTGCGTAAAGGCGCTGCGTGACGCTCCTCCCGTCACGCGTACGCGCATGGTCTT harbors:
- a CDS encoding DUF4391 domain-containing protein, whose translation is MGCTGSSFTRILRFLAYVCLGGDDGIVRSDSFVVSRPDAREAELGTAVALGGSARELTRSALDGAVEPATLHLPPALVERDFVSSLGLALEGAHDLWALYDGWIARAQALAAARVTGRFVLLGDAERRQARREAMARYAAVRQELEALRLAAGRERQLNKRVELNLTIQRLEQELAGLLERL
- a CDS encoding virulence RhuM family protein, translated to MTGIPPSDESASPSRLILFQGEDRVTRIQVRLEGGTVWLTQAQLAELYQTSLQNVSAHLQDIYASGELVEGATIKDYLIVRTEGARQVRRSIQHYNLDAILAVGYRVRSHRGVQFRQWATAQLREFVVKGFVLDDERLKAPPGDADEDYFAQLLDRIRDIRSSERLFYRKVLDIYATSVDYDPSAESSQRFFATVQNKMHWAAHGHTAAEVIHERADASKPHMGLSHVPRGARVRKQDVSVAKNYLQPDELEALNRIVNAYLEFAELQARGRRLMYMQDWIAKLDDFLRLSDRDILTHAGTVSHEMAQLKAETEYDAYRARTDAEPRAVDGDFEEAVKRLPRQRRRPSDPGGE
- a CDS encoding DEAD/DEAH box helicase family protein, translated to MKLHFEPDLDYQRNAIDAVTGLFRGQEIAPLEFTVSGRPTAEQIGIAGMVENELGIGNRLSLLDDELHANLKAIQLRNGLRPSERLDSGDFTVEMETGTGKTYVYLRTIFELHRLYGFTKFVIVVPSVAIKEGVYKTIQITEAHFRALYANTPFEYFVYDSAKLGQVRNFATSAKVQLMVVTVGAINKKDVNNLYKESEKVGGEKPIELIKATRPIIIVDEPQSVDGGLQGSGKAALDAMNALCTLRYSATHVDKHHMVYRLDAVDAYERRLVKQIEVAAAEVAGGFNKPYLRFISASSKKGGVSARVELDLQQGGKVVRKEIAVFDGDDLEQVTGRELYRDHRIGEIRAGGGNATLEVRLPGDERWLAPGEAIADVDPDAVQRQMIRRTIKEHLQKELRLAPLGIKVLSLFFIDKVDNYRQYDHDGTAVKGKYARMFEEEYRALAKDPSFSSLFKEVDVTSAAAEVHEGYFSIDRKKVGGKQVDVLKDTRGDSKADDDTYNLIMRDKEKLLSFNTKLKFIFSHSALREGWDNPNVFQICTLRDIGTEQERRQSIGRGLRLCVNQNGERVRGFEVNTLTVIANEPFEEFADNLQKEIEADTGIRFGILEDHQFALVEVVDADGNASRLGLDQSRVLWEHFKTAGLIDAKGRVQDAMRTALLEGKVTVPSAFTDQLPQIRDVLRKVAGRLQVKNADERVTIRPRQGIVDGDEFRALWDRIKHKTTYRVHFDNESLIEQCVKALRDAPPVTRTRMVFRKGEVQIGRGGVVATEKSSSGPIAIDERDIELPDVITDLQDRTQLTRRSIVRILRESGRLADFRRNPQEFIEFAAEAINKCKRLALVDGIKYQRIGDQEFYAQELFQQEELTGYLKQSLETRKSVYERVVYDSAGVERAFAEAMEQNEAVKVYAKLPGWFRVPTPLGSYNPDWAVVVQREGEAERLYFVVETKGSLFAQDLRVLEGAKIECGRRHFEALAVMEGAVRYVVATGLEGVLA
- a CDS encoding site-specific DNA-methyltransferase, translating into MEKLQLGAADTKSADVVTANMAALRALYPEAFVEGKIDFDVLRHLLGGAVDEREEKYGLNWHGKRRARQLALTPSTGTLRPAPGESVDWETTQNLMIEGDNLEVLKLLQKSYSGKVKLIYIDPPYNTGKDFVYPDDFRDNIRNYLELTGQVEGGKKITSNPESSGRFHTDWLNMMYPRLKLARALLAEDGALFASIDDEEFPHLRAVMDAVFGEENFVGAFVWEKRTTRENRRVLSVNHDYLLCYARELSLFEQTRGLLPRTIESEERFDNPDQDPRGAWQSVSINAQAGPGRRKEQFFTIVTPSGRRVDPPSGRCWIFTEDRFHELVADRRIWFGEDGNNVPRLKVFRSESNDGVVPHTLWKADEVGTTDSAKKALKDLFDGIEVFDTPKPIGLLERILAIGATGSPNDVVLDFFAGAGPVGEAVLYANARDGGRRKYLLVQLPEPLPDDSPGRSLGLENLAQVVIERLRRAAKKIRDENPLFAGDLGFRVFKLDSSNIRAWEPRRDDLEQTLLESQEHIKPGRGEQDVLYELLLKLGLELTVPIQTRTIAGKSVHSVGGGVLMVCLSESVAADEVEALAEGIVAWHKELQPAGEVNLVFRDSAFANDVAKTNLTAILQQQGLGNVKSV